Genomic DNA from bacterium:
TTATCTTTCGAAATAATGATGAAGTTTAATCATAAAAATTAATTTAAAGGATACTATGCTGATTAAAATCGCGTTGAATGGTGCCAGACCTAAAAAGCAAAACAAGTTTATTCCTCAATCGCTTGATGAAATCGGGAATGAGGTTAAACTCTTATTTGAAAACGGACATAAAGTTTTTCATATTCATTGTTATGATGAAAATGGTAATGAAAGTTTAAAACCTGATGACGTAAATAATCTGGTTTCTTTGGTAAAAGGGATTTCACCCGAAATACAATTAGGAATTAGTTCAGGTGATTGGATAGAACCTGATCTGGCAAAAAGAAAAAGTTATATCAAAGAATGGAAAAACATCCCGGATTTTATTTCAGTCAATATCATAGAAGATGACGCAATTGAAATAGCTGAATTGCTGATATCGAAAGGAGTAAAAATTGAAGCGGGACTGAATGAAAAGAAAGCAGCTGAAAAACTTGTTGAAAGCGATTTGTACAAGGATTGCTTCAGAATTTTAATTGAGCCCGAACCGGAAAATTTACCGGAAGCTATTGAATGCATAAATGAAATAGAAGAAGTGTTGGATAAAAACGGAGTAGAAGTTCCGCGATTATTACACGGATTTAATTCCGTTTCGTGGGATATTTTGCGGGAGGCAAAAAGAAGAGGGTACGACAGCAGAATTGGAATGGAAGACACAATCTATCTGGAAAACGGAGAACCGGTAAAAAGTAATTTGGAATTAATTAACTATGCACAGAAAATATTAGCGATTTTATAAAAAAACATTCGCAGGACCTTTTCGTTGTTTTCTTTGGGAAGAATTGGGAAGTACAAAACAGAGGAATGGTTTTTTTATGGTTCAACTGTGGAGCCATAAAAATTACCTTACCCAACTATATACTACAATCCTCCCTTTGGAATCCGGAATACCTATGAATACTAATTCATTAAACCTTAAAGCATATGGAGGCTGAGGGTACATTACAAATTCACCTCCCCAATTCAGATTATTTCCCGGAATAAATTCTATTTGCCCGATCCAGTACGAAGGACTTAAATATCCCGTTGGTTCAATATATCTTGTGTTCTTTAATGTAAAATTGCCGCTTTGTTGTATACTTATTAATGTGTCCAGAGAGTTTACGTATAAATTCACCCTCATTATAAATGTTTTATTTCGGAATAATACAAGGTATGTTGAATCCGGGGACGAAGCATCAAGGACATTATTTGAAGTACTGTCAGGTTGGTAGTCTGCACCCATGTTGTCATATGTGCCGTACAAAATATTCTCCAGTGGAGTCGGTTCCGCGTCGTCCGAACAATTGAAAAGTAAAATGCCTGTTAAGGAAACACAAATGAATAATAATATTCTGCTCGTCATAAAACCCCCGATTAAATTTTCTTCACGAAACTTCGGTTATTTTCTGTCTAATGTCAAAAACAATCGATTTACAATTAGCAAACAAAGATGTGCAAAATTAAACCGTGACTTATTATTATCTTAACAGCATATTCGTAGGGACACAAAATTTTGTGTTCCTACTTTATTTAATGAAAATTATTTTCCCCCCCGTTGTTTTCTTTTGAGAGAATTGGGAGGTTTACCAAGAGAAAACATTTTTAAAAGCATAATATGAGAGAAGACAAAAACCGCGTTTGCCCTGTTGAACTGGCGAACTCACTCGATAATAAATTAAGAAGATGGTTGCAGAATCCGCAGAAAATACTTTCTCCTTTTGTTAAAGAAGGAATGAAGGTTCTTGATATTGGATGCGGGCCTGGATTCTTTTCTGTCGAGTTAGCAAAAATGGTTGGAGCGAACGGAAAAGTTTATGCAGTTGATCTGCAGGAAGGAATGCTGCAAAAGATTAAGAATAAAATACGGGGCACATCTCTTGAAAACATTATTC
This window encodes:
- a CDS encoding 3-keto-5-aminohexanoate cleavage protein, producing the protein MLIKIALNGARPKKQNKFIPQSLDEIGNEVKLLFENGHKVFHIHCYDENGNESLKPDDVNNLVSLVKGISPEIQLGISSGDWIEPDLAKRKSYIKEWKNIPDFISVNIIEDDAIEIAELLISKGVKIEAGLNEKKAAEKLVESDLYKDCFRILIEPEPENLPEAIECINEIEEVLDKNGVEVPRLLHGFNSVSWDILREAKRRGYDSRIGMEDTIYLENGEPVKSNLELINYAQKILAIL